A section of the Acidobacterium capsulatum ATCC 51196 genome encodes:
- a CDS encoding RluA family pseudouridine synthase translates to MSKKSQAAEHAPNQSEAPGKDHAPQIQHFTVPAEAAGQRLDAWLTTQLPDVSRSRVKLLLDDGQVTVDSLKERASLKLRGGESVEVRGEPAPPPLRAMAEDIPLDIIYEDKDLIVVNKPAGMMVHAGSGATDSARNRGTLVNALLGRQEKLSKTGGDLRPGIVHRLDKETSGLIIVARNDAAHQRLAEMFSQREIHKTYLALVHGHIAEDRGTINAAIARDVIRRTRMTTRRTEGARTAISHYRVQRRIETRWGKFTLVSVRIETGRTHQIRVHLSSIGHPVVGDTHYGAPTTIVLPVANRARRKQLPAPEGLSLPRNFLHAAELKFPHPRSEKPLHLEAPLPAELVAFLEQLES, encoded by the coding sequence ATGAGCAAGAAATCCCAAGCCGCCGAACACGCCCCGAACCAAAGCGAAGCCCCGGGCAAAGACCATGCCCCGCAGATCCAGCACTTCACCGTGCCCGCCGAGGCCGCCGGGCAGCGCCTCGACGCCTGGCTCACCACGCAGTTGCCCGACGTGAGCCGCTCGCGCGTCAAGCTGCTGCTCGACGATGGCCAGGTCACGGTGGATAGCCTGAAAGAGCGCGCCTCGCTCAAGCTGCGCGGCGGCGAGTCCGTGGAAGTGCGCGGCGAACCGGCCCCGCCTCCGCTGCGGGCCATGGCCGAAGACATTCCGCTCGACATCATCTACGAGGACAAGGACCTCATCGTCGTCAACAAGCCCGCGGGCATGATGGTGCATGCCGGTTCCGGCGCAACCGACAGCGCGCGCAACCGCGGCACGCTCGTCAATGCGCTGCTTGGCCGCCAGGAGAAGCTCTCAAAGACCGGTGGCGACTTGCGCCCCGGCATCGTACACCGGCTCGACAAAGAGACCAGCGGCCTCATCATCGTCGCCCGCAATGACGCCGCCCACCAGCGGCTGGCCGAGATGTTTTCGCAGCGTGAGATTCACAAGACCTACCTCGCGCTCGTACACGGCCACATTGCGGAGGATCGCGGCACCATCAACGCCGCCATCGCGCGCGACGTCATCCGCCGCACCCGCATGACCACGCGCCGCACCGAGGGCGCGCGCACGGCAATCTCGCACTATCGCGTGCAGCGCCGCATCGAGACGCGCTGGGGCAAGTTCACGCTCGTCTCCGTCAGAATTGAGACCGGCCGCACACACCAGATTCGCGTACACCTCTCGTCCATCGGTCACCCGGTGGTCGGCGACACCCACTACGGAGCGCCCACGACCATCGTGCTGCCGGTGGCCAACCGGGCACGGCGCAAGCAATTGCCCGCGCCCGAGGGTCTCTCACTGCCGCGCAACTTTCTGCATGCGGCCGAGCTTAAATTCCCACACCCGCGCAGCGAAAAGCCCCTGCACCTCGAAGCCCCGCTGCCGGCCGAACTGGTCGCATTTCTGGAGCAGCTGGAATCCTGA
- a CDS encoding organic hydroperoxide resistance protein: MKVLYTSDVTATGARHGHVRSSDGLLDAPLALPKEMGGNGGATNPEQLFAAGYAACFGGAVEYLAAQQKLRTGEVTVRAQVGIGPYDEGQGEGFTLCVALDITLPELTQAEAEALVAHAHRTCPYSNATRGNIDVTLTAHGGKA; encoded by the coding sequence ATGAAAGTCCTCTACACCTCTGACGTCACCGCTACCGGAGCACGCCACGGCCACGTGCGCAGCAGCGACGGCCTGCTTGACGCGCCTCTCGCGCTGCCCAAAGAGATGGGCGGCAACGGCGGCGCCACCAATCCCGAGCAGCTCTTTGCCGCCGGCTACGCCGCCTGCTTTGGCGGAGCGGTGGAATATCTTGCCGCCCAGCAGAAGCTGCGCACCGGCGAGGTCACCGTGCGCGCCCAGGTCGGCATTGGCCCCTATGACGAAGGCCAGGGCGAGGGATTCACCCTCTGCGTCGCGCTCGACATCACCCTGCCCGAGCTCACGCAGGCCGAGGCCGAAGCGCTGGTGGCCCACGCGCATCGCACCTGCCCCTATTCCAACGCCACGCGCGGCAACATCGACGTCACCCTCACCGCGCACGGCGGCAAGGCATAA